The following nucleotide sequence is from Rhodothermales bacterium.
ATCCGGACAGCCGCACGTTCCCGATCGAGATCCGTGTCGACAACGCCGAGCGGCTGCTCAAGCCGGCGATGAGCCTGCGCCTGTACGTGACACGCAACGTCCTGAAAGACGTGCTGGTCGTGCCGCAGAACGCCGTGCTGCTCGACGAATCGGGCTACGGGGCGTTTGTCGTCGAGCGCGAAGGCAACCTGCGCATCGCGCGTCGCCGCGAAGTGGAGCTGGGGTCGTCGTACGGCGGGTACGTCGTGGTGACGAAAGGCGTCGCGGCCGGCGAGGAAGTCGTGATCCTGGGCCAGCAAAACCTGACCGAGGGCGACGCCGTGGAGGTCGTCAACAGCACGACGAGTACAACAACGCGGCTGACTTCGGCCGAATAGCGAAGCACCCGAGATCACCCACGAAATCAGCCGGCGTCGTTTACCGGAATCATACGTATGCGAATAACCGACCTAGCCATACAATACCGCACCAGCATTCTGGTGCTGACCGCGCTCCTGACCTTTGGCGGCATCCTGAGCTACAAGACGATCCCGAAGGAAGCGCAGCCGTCGATCGAAATCCCGCAGATCGTGGTTACGACGGTGTATCCCGGAGCGAGTCCGGACGACATCGAATCCCTCGTGACGCAGCGGATCGAGCAGGAAGTCCAGGGCATCAACGGCATCAAGGAGATCCGTTCGTCGTCGACCGAGGGCGTTTCGACGGTGATCGTGGAGTTCGATCCGGATGTGTCGATCGACGACGCGTTCCAGAAGATGCGCGACAAGGTCGACATCGCGAAGGCGGAGCTGCCCACCGAAACGGAGGAGCCGCTCGTCAGCGAGATCGACACGCAGCAGATGCCGATCATGACCATCAACCTGGCCGCCGGCTACTCGCTCGCGCGCCTCAAGGAGGTGGCCGAGGATCTTCGGGACGAGATCGAGACCATCCCGAGCGTGCTCAACGTCGACGTGATCGGCGGGCTCGAGCGGGAAGTCCAGATCAACGTGGACCTCAATGCGCTCAAGGCCTACAACCTGACGTTCTCGGACGTGGTCAAGACCATCCAGGAGGAGAATACGAATATCCCGGGCGGCTCGATCGACGTCGACCGCGCGAACTACCTGGTCCGCGTCAACGGGGAGATCGAAACGCCCGACGAGTTGAACAACCTCGTCGTCAAGGCCCCGGGCGACATGCCGATTTACGTGCGCGATCTGGCCGACGTCAAGTTCGGCTTCAAGGATCGCAGCTCGTATTCGCGTCTGGAAGTGTATCAGCAGGAAAACGAGGAAGGCGAGTTCGAGCCGTTGTCCGACGAGGAGTTGTCCACGCTCCAGGTGGTCAGCCTCAGCGTCAAAAAGCGCTCGGGGGCCAATATTCTGGATACGGTCGCGAACATCGACGAAACGATGGAGACGTTTCCCTTCCCCGCCGGGACGGAGTATGTGATCACCGGCGACATGAGCGTCTACGTGAAGACGATGCTCAAGGACCTGGAAAACAACATCATCAGCGGTCTGATCTTCGTCGTGGCCGTGCTGCTGTTTTTCCTGGGCGTACGGAACGCGTTCCTCGTGGGCATCGCGATCCCGCTCTCGATGTTCATCTCGTTCATCCTGTTTCAGACGCTCGGCTACACGCTGAACTTCATCATCCTGTTCAGCCTCATTAT
It contains:
- a CDS encoding efflux RND transporter permease subunit; amino-acid sequence: MRITDLAIQYRTSILVLTALLTFGGILSYKTIPKEAQPSIEIPQIVVTTVYPGASPDDIESLVTQRIEQEVQGINGIKEIRSSSTEGVSTVIVEFDPDVSIDDAFQKMRDKVDIAKAELPTETEEPLVSEIDTQQMPIMTINLAAGYSLARLKEVAEDLRDEIETIPSVLNVDVIGGLEREVQINVDLNALKAYNLTFSDVVKTIQEENTNIPGGSIDVDRANYLVRVNGEIETPDELNNLVVKAPGDMPIYVRDLADVKFGFKDRSSYSRLEVYQQENEEGEFEPLSDEELSTLQVVSLSVKKRSGANILDTVANIDETMETFPFPAGTEYVITGDMSVYVKTMLKDLENNIISGLIFVVAVLLFFLGVRNAFLVGIAIPLSMFISFILFQTLGYTLNFIILFSLIIALGMLVDNAIVIIENIYRYREMGHSRFESARLGTGEVGAAVVASTATTVAAFAPMLFWPGLIGEFMSYLPLTLIVTLISSLFVAIVINPVITGIFARLENEESPPMRRASRIAATVLVILTGVVIGIANWKTLVVLGVSIPTLMILHRRVFKPIGDRFVATGLPRLMSRYRAFLEWMLHRDYSAKRSMLRNTFALGSFTLGVLLLTLGAIVGALAGDLAGQILLVPGGL